In Zygosaccharomyces rouxii strain CBS732 chromosome D complete sequence, one DNA window encodes the following:
- a CDS encoding TauD/TfdA dioxygenase family protein (conserved hypothetical protein), translating into MPITVTPLEGKPLGAKITLPEGCTDPSTLSDEDFDALYKALHEHLVIVIPNMAELPPKSQWKLTTKFDPTCDQSGKAYGHGKEFRHDKSVLKRDGTSVPDQPQVQVLGQGDWEAGHYGLGEVTLRHPVHFDFHRYPLTNEEAYEKDITRFYRWHIDSALYDLAPPVCTTLLGIHVPPQSKTQTVDYGDGEKLEVTQGATAFVSGAKAFELLSPEEQKKALGTKVVYAPHPYIFISPARATSDGLTMVSEGKELPFDELPPWEESKVKELPMVWTNPVTKKPHLQVHGCCLYKLKLPDGTVLELEQAREAVHKMMRPAIAPQHVYAHSWESGDLAIFFNRGVWHSVTGQFKPGERRLMHQCNIASGKDPVNLNAVPEQSVPVGSENVNAETVKKEGIPA; encoded by the coding sequence ATGCCAATTACCGTTACGCCCCTCGAAGGTAAACCATTAGGTGCCAAGATTACTCTTCCAGAAGGATGTACTGATCCCAGTACATTgtcagatgaagattttgatgcTCTTTACAAAGCTCTCCACGAGCATTTGGTTATCGTTATACCAAATATGGCCgaattaccaccaaaatCTCAATGGAAATTGACGACTAAATTTGATCCAACTTGTGATCAAAGTGGTAAGGCATACGGTCACGGTAAGGAATTCCGTCATGATAAATCTGTTCTTAAGAGGGATGGTACTTCTGTACCTGATCAACCTCAAGTACAAGTTCTTGGTCAGGGCGACTGGGAAGCAGGTCACTACGGATTAGGTGAAGTTACATTAAGACATCCAGTACACTTCGATTTTCATAGATATCCATTGACTAACGAAGAAGCttatgaaaaggatatAACTAGATTTTACAGATGGCATATTGATTCTGCGCTTTACGATTTAGCACCACCGGTCTGTACGACACTTCTAGGTATTCACGTTCCACCACAATCTAAAACACAAACAGTGGATTATGGcgatggtgaaaaattagaagtGACTCAAGGTGCAACTGCATTTGTTTCTGGTGCCAAGGCATTCGAATTGCTATCTCCAGAAGAACAGAAAAAGGCATTAGGTACAAAAGTCGTTTATGCACCACATCCATATATCTTCATTTCTCCAGCTAGAGCTACTTCTGATGGCTTAACTATGGTttctgaaggtaaagaattaccatttgatgaattaccACCATGGGAAGAATCAAAAGTTAAGGAACTACCAATGGTTTGGACAAATCCAGTTACAAAGAAACCTCACTTACAAGTTCATGGTTGTTGTTTGTACAAATTAAAATTACCTGATGGTACGGTCTTGGAACTTGAACAGGCCCGTGAGGCGGTTCACAAGATGATGAGACCGGCAATTGCTCCTCAACATGTTTATGCACACTCCTGGGAATCTGGTGATTTAGccattttctttaataGAGGTGTTTGGCATTCAGTTACTGGACAATTCAAACCTGGTGAAAGAAGATTGATGCACCAATGTAACATTGCATCAGGAAAGGATCCTGTTAATTTAAATGCTGTTCCCGAACAATCTGTCCCAGTCGGAAGTGAGAATGTAAATGCTGAAACGGTCAAGAAGGAAGGTATTCCAGCATGA